TGGGTGGCGCATCAAGGAGTTTTTGAACCGGACCGGCTAATTTCATATAAGAAAACCGCTATTGCACTTGAAGGGCAACTCAAAGATGCGCTGGGCAGGCGGCAAGTGAACCTCGACCCGGGAATCCTTTCCCTGCACAACTTAATCCTTGCCACAACTAAAGACTATTCGCACCGCATCTATCTGGGCGACGGCATCTATGCGGAAGTGACCCTCATCTATCAAAAGGGTGGGTTTCAGCCTCTTGCCTGGACCTATCCTGACTATCGCACCGCCATTTGTCTGGAATTCCTCCGTGCTTGCCGTAATCGGCTACTCGAAGAAGAGGCGTTACGGCGTAGAACCGAAATCACATAACCCTAAATCGGGCAAGGTTACTCTGGTTCGGGTGTGGAGAACCGTTCAATCACCTCGCCGATTTTGTTTTGAAACTCTTCAGCGGTGAAAACTCCCTTGTCAATCAACACCTCGACGAGCGCTGCAATCTCAATCAGCGCTTCCACGACCGCTTCGTTATGGCTATTGTGCTCTTCCGCCATGCTGCCTCCTTTAACAGGTAAATTTTAACGGACCTTGCCGGCTACGAGGTCACAAAGAAATTTGTGCTGCCACGAAAACCGACCTTGGCACGGGGAATAGAGCATTCGTCCGCGTTTTTGATGAAAGAGAGCGGCCATCGGGGCAAACGGCAATTACATAGTTGACCGCTTTGCGGGCGAACGATTTTCACCCTACCGCTGATAGTAGTTTACCAGCAAATTTTTGTCAATCAAGTTAAGGCGAGCGGGATTCTGTATTGACAGATATCAATGGGGTCTTTACAATAAAACAGGAGTTGTGGGTGTTAAAATGAGTGCTAATTTCGCGCCGGAGAATAAAAGGGCACAGCCGGTTGTGCTTGAGCAGGAGAAGTTTGCCCGCAGAGTGTGGGCGGGCGTGAAGGCGGTGCTGCTCACCCTTTACGGGCTGCTAATCCGGATTCGGGTGGTTGGTAAGGAACGGGTTGGACTACCAATCAAAAGCGGGTTTGTGGTTGCGGCAAATCATCTGACCGGAGCGGATTCGATTGTGATTCAACTGGCGTTGCGGACCCGGGTATTTTTTCTGGCAGCGGCAAGGTGGTTCCATTCGCGGTTTGTCGGTTTCTGGATGAAGAATCTGTGTGACACGATGCCGGTGGCGATTGGCAAGGGTAATGAAAACATCCCGACTTTGCGGCGCAGTGTCCAGATGTTGAAGCAGGGCGCGGTGTTGGGGGTCTATCCTGAAGGTGAGTTGAACCGCCGGGGTGGTGTTGACCATCTCTACGATGGTACCGCGTGGCTGGCGGTGCGGGCTCAGGTACCGGTGGTACCGGTGTATGTTGCCGGGTTGAAACTGGGACCGGAACCCAATTCCAAAGCCGGTCTGGACGAAGCCTGGGAGGGGTTCTTTTCGGTTTTGGGGAATTTGCTGAATCGCAATATCGTGGTGGCGATTGGTGAGCCAATTGAACCGCCCGCGGTACCGCCTTCTTCTGCAGAAGAGTTGCGGCGGGAGCTGGCGCGCATCAATCAGCGGCTCCAGGAGGAGTTTTCCCGATTACGGGTGAGCGTTGACCCAAGGAGAAATTGAGGTAAAATCGTTTTCGGTATGCGTCAGAAGGAGTATCAGGCGCCCGAGGATGTTTTTGCTGATGTAGCGTCCAAACGGCTCCGTTCGGTTTATCTGTTTTACGACAGTGAACCGCTTTTTGTTGAGGAGTTTGTCCGGCTTTTAAAGGCAAAGTTGCTAATCCCCGGGCTGGAAGTTTTTGATTTTGAAAAGATTGATGCACACGAGGTTCGGGGTGATGTTGTCGGAACGATTGAGGCGGCGGCACGGCAGTTGCCGGTCGCAGCACCGCGGCGGCTGGTGGTGGTTGAGCACTTAGAGGAGTTGCGCAAGGAGGCGCTGGAAAAGTTGTGCGGGGTGTTTGTTAGTTTGCCAGATTCGGTGACGGTGGTGGCAAGTTGTGAGTATGAAAAAGGGTTGAAGGAGGTTTTTAAGAAAGCCGGTGTGGAACGGTTTGTGGTGCAGTTGCGGGCGCCCGAGGGTGATGGGCTGGTGCGGTTGTTGAAAAGCTGGGGTGAGGCGGCAGGGCTGAAGATTGACGATGGGGCGGCACAGTGTTTGGTGGAGGTGTGCGGGAGTGATTTGCGGTTTCTTAAAGGGGAGATGGATAAATTGGAGACGGTGCTGGATGCAGGAGAAAAGGTTACCGAGGATGTGGTAAAGCGGTATGTCAGTTCAACGCGGGTGTTTGAGTTGCAGGAGTTTATTCGTATGGTGCGGGAGCGCAATGCCGCAGCGGCGCTGCGTTTGCTGCGACGGCTTGAGGAGAAGGGCGAGGAGCCGTTGCGGATTGTGGTCAATTTAGGTTATGCGCTCTTGAACTGGTTGCGCAAACCGGACTATTATACGAAAGAGATGCCGTGGGGTGAAGGTGCGGTCCGGACCCGGCGCCTGTATAAGGCGATTGACGCACTTTACGAAATCAACCGGCGGATTGTTTCCGGCCATCCGGAACCATTTGCTTTACTTGATATGTGGCTGGTCTGGGCGCTGGGACCCGGGAGAACAAGAGAAGCGGTGAAAGGAAGGTCGAGTTATGAGTGATTACTCAATAAGAGAAATAGAGTTGAAATGGCAACGGTTCTGGGATGAAAAAGGGGTTTTTAAGACGAATCCCAACCCGAAGAAAAAGTACTATGTCTTAGAGATGTTTCTCTACCCTTCGGGCGATATGCATCTAGGTCACGCCCGCAATTACTGTATCGGTGACTGCGTGGCACGGCTCAAGATGATGCAGGGGTTTGATGTTTTGCATCCGTTTGGCTGGGATGCGTTCGGTCTGCCCGCGGAAAATGCGGCGATTGAGCACAACATCCCACCCTGGGTCTGGACCTTTGATTCGATTGACCTGTGCAAGAGAAATCTCAAACTGTTAGGCATCGGCTATGACTGGGACCGGGAGGTTACGACCTGTCGGCCCGAGTATTACCGCTGGAATCAGTGGTTGTTTTTGAAGTTTTATGAACGGGGGCTGGTATACCGCAAGGAGGCTTATGTCAACTGGTGTCCGCGCTGCCAGACGGTGCTGGCGAATGAGCAGGTGGTAGAAGGCAGGTGTTACCGTTCGAGTTGTGCGGCGCCGGTGGAGAAGAAGAAATTGACCCAGTGGTTTTTCAAAATCACCGATTATGCCCAGGACTTGCTGGACGGAATTGAGGAGTTGACGGGCTGGCCCGAGAGTGTACGGGTGATGCAGCGCAACTGGATTGGCCGGTCCGAAGGGATTGAGGTCGATTTTCAACTGGACGACGGCACGAAAATTCCGGTGTGGACCACCCGGCCTGATACGCTTTACGGAGTAACCTTTCTGGCGCTGGCACCGGATGCGCCGCTGGCAGAAACAATTGCCCGGGGCACACCGCAGGAACAGGCGGTCGCAGAGTTCTGTCACCGGGTTTTGATTCAGCCTGAGATTGAGCGGACCGCTGCGGGTAGAGAAAAACAGGGGATTTTCACGGGCAAGTTTGCCCAAAATCCCTTGACCGGCGAACGGGTACCAATTTACATTGCGGACTTTGTGCTTGCCAGTTATGGAACCGGAATGGTGATGGGTGTGCCCGGACACGACCAGCGGGACTTTGAGTTTGCCCGGAAGTATCAAATTCCGATTAAAGTGGTAATTGTGCCTGAAGGCAAAACGCTTTTGCCCGAAGAAATGACCGCTGCCTACACCGAACCAGGGGTGATGGTCAACTCCGGTCCGTTTGACGGCACACCTTCGGAAAAGGGGATTCAACTGGTGATTGAGGAACTGGAAAGGCGCGGAATTGGCCGGCGCAAGGTACAGTACCGGCTGAAAGACTGGCTTATCTCCCGGCAGCGCTACTGGGGCACACCGATTCCGATGATTCACTGCCCGCACTGCGGCATTGTTCCGGTTCCCTATGAGCAGTTGCCGGTCCTTTTGCCGCCCGAGGTCAAAGATTACAAACCCAAAGGCAAGTCGGTCCTTGCCGGAGTGGAGTCGTTTATCAACACCACCTGTCCGAAGTGCGGTGGTCCGGCGCAGCGCGACCCGGATACGATGGACACCTTTGTTGACTCTTCCTGGTACCATCTGCGCTACACCGACCCGCACAACGACCAACTGCCCTTTACCCGGGAGAATGCGGACAAGTGGTTGCCGATTGATGAGTACATCGGCGGTATTGAGCACGCCTGTGGCCATCTGATTTTCTTCCGATTTTTTACCCGGGTTCTGCATGACCTCGGGATGGTTTCGGTAAAAGAACCCTGCCGGGTTTTGCACACCCAGGGGATGGTTTCGCTGGAAGGTAAGACGATGTCTTCGTCCCGGCGCCATGGGGTGTGGGTTGGACCGTTTGTTGAGGAGCACGGTGCGGACTGTGCCCGGCTCGGGGTACTCTTTGCCGCACCGCCCGAGAAGCCGCTGGAGTGGTCAAATGAACTGGTTACCGGTGTCAAGCGTTTTATCGCTCGAATCTGGCGGCTGTTTGAAGATGCGGGTTATCAACCGCCGCCGGAAAAACTGGCGGTGGACAAATTGAGCGCCGAGGAGAAAACACTTTACATCCGACTGAATCAGACCCATAAGAAGGTGATAACCGATGCCGAGAACTTCCAGTTTAACACCGCAATCAGCGCGCTGATGGAGTTCCTGAATGAGCTGTATCTGTTCCCGGACCGGAATTCAGCGGTGTTTAAGTTTGCGCTGGTGCGGTTTGTTAAACTTTTGGCGCCGTTTGCGCCCCATCTGAGCGAAGAGTTGTGGCATCGTTACTACCCAGAAAAAGGCTCGATATTTACCGAACCAATGCCGGAATGGGATGAGCGGTTTGTGCACTTTGACACGATTGAGATACCAATCCAGGTCAACGGCAAACTGCGGGGTAAGGTGGTTGTGAGCCGGACAAGCGGTGAGGAGGAGGTGAAAAAGGCGGCACTGGAAAGCAAAGATGTCGCACCCCATATTGAGGGGAAAGAGGTGGTGCGGGTGGTTTTAATACCGGGCCGGGTGGTAAACATCGTGGTCCGTTAAGGAGGTTATGATGAAGGGAGTTTTCTGGTTTCTCCTGATAGTATTGGCGTTTTTGTTCGGGCTGTTGATATTTAACTTCACCCGGCAGCGGGTGAAACAGGCAGGGCTGGTGGTTTTTGAGGTGACCGCAGAGTCTATTCAGGCGTTTGAGCGCCGGGTTGCAGAACTGGAAAGCAGTGCGGTGGTGCTGCGCAACCGGCTGAGTTCATCGGCGTTGATTGAGCGGATTTTCCTCAACCGCCGGCTTGACTATCTTGAAGGGCAGATTCGGGACCTGAAGACGGCACTGGCGCAGTGGCGCGCCTCTAAGGATGTCAAGTCAGCAGCCGATATCTATCGCCAGTGTCTTTTGCTTTATGGCAAGGCGTCCGGCGTTTGTGACCTGCTGGCAACCGATACCCTGCTACCAGCAGAAAAGGTGAGGTAAGAACTGGAAAAGGTTTTAGTCTTAGATTTCGGCTCCCAGTACACCCAGTTAATTGCTCGGCGCATTCGGGAGTTGCGGGTTTTCTCCGAGATTGTGCCTTTTAACATCGCGGCTGAAGAGATATTGAGCCGTCAGGCGCGGGCGCTCATCCTTTCCGGTGGTCCGGCAAGCGTGTTTGAGAAGAAGGCACCTTTACCGGACCCGGCGATTTTCAGTCTGGGTATCCCGATTCTCGGGATTTGCTACGGGATGCAACTTACCGCCTATCTTTTAGGGGGAAAGGTGACGCGCGGGGGTGCGCGGGAGTACGGCGGCGCGCAGTTTGAGAAGGTTGGGTCGAGCCCGCTTTTTGCCGGGTTACCAGCGCGGTTTTCGGTGTGGATGAGCCATGGCGATTCGGTGACCAGAGTGCCTGCCGGGTTTGAGAAGTTGGGCAGGACCGGGCATCTTGCCATCGCGGCAATGGCACAGGAGTCACGGCGCATTTACGGGGTGCAGTTTCATCCGGAGGTGGAGCACACGCCACTGGGAAAGAAGATTCTGGCGAACTTTCTTTTCCGCATCGCCCGGTGCCGGCCGGAATGGACAATGCAGGAGTTTATTGCCGAAAAGACCGCGGAAATCAGAAACACGGTGGGGAAAAAGCGGGTGTTGTGTGCGGTATCGGGCGGGGTTGACTCAACAGTTCTCGCCACATTGCTTTACCGGGCAATTGGCCGGCAACTGGTAGCGGTTTTTGTTGACAATGGACTTTTGCGCGCCAGGGAACCGGAGACGGTGTTAAGGACGCTGCGGCGCCGGTTACCGGTGCGGTTTGTGCCAGCAGCAGAACGGTTTTTAACCCGGCTCAAGGGTGTTACCGACCCGGAAAAGAAGCGGAAAATTATCGGCAATGAGTTTATCCGGGTGTTTGAAGATGTGGCAGGGGACCTGGGTGGAATTGAGTTTCTGGCGCAGGGCACGCTGTATCCGGACCTGATTGAGTCGCGCTCGGCGTTTGGCGGCCCTTCGGCAACAATTAAGACCCATCACAATGTGGGCGGTTTGCCCCGGGATTTGAAGTTTAAACTGATTGAGCCGCTAAAGGAACTGTTCAAAGATGAGGTCCGGCGTTTAGGACGGGCGCTGCACATCCCGAAGGCGATTCTTGAGCGGCACCCGTTTCCGGGACCCGGGTTGGCGGTACGCATCCTGGGTGCGGTGACACCGGAGCGGCTGAAACTGGTGCGTGCCGCCGACGAAATTTTCATCACCGAGTTGCACCGTTCAGGTTACTACCACAAGGTCTGGCAGGCGCTGTGTGTGCTTTTGCCGGTGCGTTCGGTTGGGGTGATGGGTGATGAGCGGACCTATGAGAATGTTGTTGCCCTGCGCGCGGTCACATCAACCGATGCGATGACCGCAGATTGGGCACGACTGCCAGAAGATTTGCTTGCCCGCATCGCCGCCCGTATCACCAATGAGGTGCCGGGAATCAATCGGGTGGTTTACGACATCTCCTCCAAACCGCCGGCAACGATTGAGTGGGAGTAGTTAGAAAGCATACCGTGCCTGATACCGTTTAGCAGTTTACCATCGGCTAAATAGTTGTAGGTGTTAAAGGATGTAAAAGGGGCTTCTTACCATTTTTCCCTTCGATAAAAAGAGCGGAGTGAGTGGAGATGTTTTTTCCTTGTTGTCAGGGCAAGGGAGAACGGCGGGGTAATGGATACTGCCCCGGAAACGGTCCAGTGGGCGGTGGGTGGTGCCGGGTAAGTTTATGATATATTGTAAGTTATCAGAAAGGCGGTGAATTTTTTGTCCGGGCGGGGTCTAAACTTTATATGGGCTTTTCAACCACCCGGTACTTTTTGTACACTTCACCACCCAGTTCCCGGTCAAATTCGTTGATGAGCCAGTTGTCTTCAAGGTTCCAGGACAGTTCGCACCATTGATAGCCATTTTGCCGCATATACCTTTCGGTTTCGTAGAAGAGAAGAACCGGTAAGCCAAGCCGGCGGTACTCGGCTTTGAACCCGAATACAATCGCCCGGGCGCCGGTTATTTTCCGGCGGTAGTAGAGGAATTTTAACATTCCGATAAGTCCCAGCTTACCGTTTAGATGCTTTAAAACCTGATTCATATCGGGCAAAGTGATGGCGAGTCCAGCCGGTTTGCCCTGATAAAAGGCGAAAAGGACCATATTGGGGTCGGCAAAGGTTTTCAGGTTCTGGGCAAGGAGGTTCATCTCCTTTTCGGTCATCGGTGAAAATCCCCAGTTCTTTTCCCAGGACGCGTTGTACAGTTCCTTAATGATTGCCATCTCCGCGGGCAGGTTTTTCATATTGATGGGTCGCACCGTGATATTGGGATTGGCGCGCAGCCGTTCGGCAAGCGCGACGAGTCTTTCCGGCATCGGGGTTGAGGCGTATTTAATAAAGGCGAGGAGGTCTTTAGCCTTGACGAATCCGTAATTTTCAGCGAGGCGCAGGTAATAAGGCGGGTTGTAGGGCATCATCAAAGCGGGTGGCTTGTCGTAACCTTCCAAAAGGAAGCCCCACTCATCGTTGGAAGAAGGACTCATTGGTCCGCGCAGCCGGTTCATCCCGCGCGTCTTGACCCATTGCGCGGCGGCGTCAAACAGCCCGTTTGCCACATCCTGGTCGTCCACACATTCAAAAAAGCCAAACGAACCAAGTTTTTCGTCCCAGAGGTTGTTGTAGTTGTGGTCAATTTGCGCCGAAATTCTGCCCACCACTTTACCGGCATTTTCGGCGAGGAACAGGGTGCCGATGGCGTGCTCCCAGAACGGGTGGTGCTGGAAGTCAAGGAGTGCGGCGACCTCTTTCTTAAGCGGCGGTACCCAGTACGGGTTTCCCCGGTACAGGACAAAGGGCAGGTCGATAAACTGCCGCAACTGTTGTGAGGTTTTAACCTCAGTGACGGTGACCATCAGTTTCCGGCGGTAAAGCGTTGATTGAGTCGATATACGCCTGAGGCAAGCCGGTGGAATCGGTAATTGTCCAGACCGCGCGTTGTACCATGCCGAGATGCTGGGAGATGTCCTTGTTTTTAACCAGTTGCGCCAGTTGCTGGAGGTCAGGGTTGTCAGTTAAAGGTCCAAGAAGAAAGGTGTCGGCTTCGGTTGGTATCTGACGGTAGCGGTTACAGCAGAACACACCGACGACAACGCTGGTCCGGGAAGGGTTGGCGGTGATAAAATGGTCTTTAAGAACAATTACATGCTGGGTGCTGTTTTTTCTGGAGGTGAAGAGTAAGCCACCAGGCAGGGTGTCGTAAAGGGTATTGGTACCGGTTGCCTCACAGATAAGTTCCAGGGTATAAAGCCCCTGGTCGCTGAACAGGCGGCGGTTGCCTATGATGGTGATGGTGTTGATGCCCGGGTTGAGGGAAAAAGGGGTGCCGGTGGGTTCAAAATCGGTGGGTGGGAAGAGGTTGTCGCAGGCGGCGAGGAGCAGAAGTGCGGTAGCGCCGAGGCGCAGAAGAGCGGAGGTAATTTTGAGTTTGCTCACGGCAGTTGTTTCAAAAGCGTTCGGGTGGTGTCGGTAAGTCCGTCGCCATCGGTGATTTCGTAAACCGCATCCTGGACCAGTTCCACAGCATCAATGTTGTTCAGGTTTTTGGGTTTGAGGATGGTGAAAAGTTCGTTGAACTCCCGCTCCCAGACCTGAATGTCAATTTCGTAGGTCATATCTTCATCCGGTTCGTCTAAATCTTCGTTGCAACCATAGGTGGGCAGAAGGATTGTTGTATCCTGGTCAGGGGGCACCGAAAAAGAAAACTCCTGGACCAGCATCATATACTGATACTCGTGGTCCAGAGGCGAAAATACCAATCCGGCTGGCATCTTGACGGCGATACGGTTGGAGGTGGTGTTAAGCAAGGCAGCCTGGAGCGGCATCAGCGAGAATGTTGTCTCCTCACCCAAGCCTCTGATTTCCCGCACGGTAATGCCTTCGGGTAACTGGTATGGTTTGCCGGGGATGGGCTCGAATGCGCCCCGTTCCCACTGGCGCTCGGGCAGTTTTTCGCAAAGGGTCGCGATGCTAAACAGCCCGGCAAGGAGAAGTACATAAATTTTAATGCGTTTCATCATTACAGGTTAGACAGAAATGAGCCTTTTGTCAAACCCTCTCCTTTTCCCCTCCCATAAAGGGAGGGGAATGATGC
This genomic window from candidate division WOR-3 bacterium contains:
- a CDS encoding DUF4416 family protein yields the protein MKPVKLIVGIIARNPDMLEQGVKLLEQTFGPVELKSPVIPWDFSNYYQEELGKDLLRSWVAHQGVFEPDRLISYKKTAIALEGQLKDALGRRQVNLDPGILSLHNLILATTKDYSHRIYLGDGIYAEVTLIYQKGGFQPLAWTYPDYRTAICLEFLRACRNRLLEEEALRRRTEIT
- a CDS encoding 1-acyl-sn-glycerol-3-phosphate acyltransferase, which codes for MSANFAPENKRAQPVVLEQEKFARRVWAGVKAVLLTLYGLLIRIRVVGKERVGLPIKSGFVVAANHLTGADSIVIQLALRTRVFFLAAARWFHSRFVGFWMKNLCDTMPVAIGKGNENIPTLRRSVQMLKQGAVLGVYPEGELNRRGGVDHLYDGTAWLAVRAQVPVVPVYVAGLKLGPEPNSKAGLDEAWEGFFSVLGNLLNRNIVVAIGEPIEPPAVPPSSAEELRRELARINQRLQEEFSRLRVSVDPRRN
- the holA gene encoding DNA polymerase III subunit delta, encoding MRQKEYQAPEDVFADVASKRLRSVYLFYDSEPLFVEEFVRLLKAKLLIPGLEVFDFEKIDAHEVRGDVVGTIEAAARQLPVAAPRRLVVVEHLEELRKEALEKLCGVFVSLPDSVTVVASCEYEKGLKEVFKKAGVERFVVQLRAPEGDGLVRLLKSWGEAAGLKIDDGAAQCLVEVCGSDLRFLKGEMDKLETVLDAGEKVTEDVVKRYVSSTRVFELQEFIRMVRERNAAAALRLLRRLEEKGEEPLRIVVNLGYALLNWLRKPDYYTKEMPWGEGAVRTRRLYKAIDALYEINRRIVSGHPEPFALLDMWLVWALGPGRTREAVKGRSSYE
- a CDS encoding leucine--tRNA ligase, which translates into the protein MSDYSIREIELKWQRFWDEKGVFKTNPNPKKKYYVLEMFLYPSGDMHLGHARNYCIGDCVARLKMMQGFDVLHPFGWDAFGLPAENAAIEHNIPPWVWTFDSIDLCKRNLKLLGIGYDWDREVTTCRPEYYRWNQWLFLKFYERGLVYRKEAYVNWCPRCQTVLANEQVVEGRCYRSSCAAPVEKKKLTQWFFKITDYAQDLLDGIEELTGWPESVRVMQRNWIGRSEGIEVDFQLDDGTKIPVWTTRPDTLYGVTFLALAPDAPLAETIARGTPQEQAVAEFCHRVLIQPEIERTAAGREKQGIFTGKFAQNPLTGERVPIYIADFVLASYGTGMVMGVPGHDQRDFEFARKYQIPIKVVIVPEGKTLLPEEMTAAYTEPGVMVNSGPFDGTPSEKGIQLVIEELERRGIGRRKVQYRLKDWLISRQRYWGTPIPMIHCPHCGIVPVPYEQLPVLLPPEVKDYKPKGKSVLAGVESFINTTCPKCGGPAQRDPDTMDTFVDSSWYHLRYTDPHNDQLPFTRENADKWLPIDEYIGGIEHACGHLIFFRFFTRVLHDLGMVSVKEPCRVLHTQGMVSLEGKTMSSSRRHGVWVGPFVEEHGADCARLGVLFAAPPEKPLEWSNELVTGVKRFIARIWRLFEDAGYQPPPEKLAVDKLSAEEKTLYIRLNQTHKKVITDAENFQFNTAISALMEFLNELYLFPDRNSAVFKFALVRFVKLLAPFAPHLSEELWHRYYPEKGSIFTEPMPEWDERFVHFDTIEIPIQVNGKLRGKVVVSRTSGEEEVKKAALESKDVAPHIEGKEVVRVVLIPGRVVNIVVR
- the guaA gene encoding glutamine-hydrolyzing GMP synthase; the protein is MEKVLVLDFGSQYTQLIARRIRELRVFSEIVPFNIAAEEILSRQARALILSGGPASVFEKKAPLPDPAIFSLGIPILGICYGMQLTAYLLGGKVTRGGAREYGGAQFEKVGSSPLFAGLPARFSVWMSHGDSVTRVPAGFEKLGRTGHLAIAAMAQESRRIYGVQFHPEVEHTPLGKKILANFLFRIARCRPEWTMQEFIAEKTAEIRNTVGKKRVLCAVSGGVDSTVLATLLYRAIGRQLVAVFVDNGLLRAREPETVLRTLRRRLPVRFVPAAERFLTRLKGVTDPEKKRKIIGNEFIRVFEDVAGDLGGIEFLAQGTLYPDLIESRSAFGGPSATIKTHHNVGGLPRDLKFKLIEPLKELFKDEVRRLGRALHIPKAILERHPFPGPGLAVRILGAVTPERLKLVRAADEIFITELHRSGYYHKVWQALCVLLPVRSVGVMGDERTYENVVALRAVTSTDAMTADWARLPEDLLARIAARITNEVPGINRVVYDISSKPPATIEWE
- a CDS encoding acyl-CoA N-acyltransferase; the encoded protein is MVTVTEVKTSQQLRQFIDLPFVLYRGNPYWVPPLKKEVAALLDFQHHPFWEHAIGTLFLAENAGKVVGRISAQIDHNYNNLWDEKLGSFGFFECVDDQDVANGLFDAAAQWVKTRGMNRLRGPMSPSSNDEWGFLLEGYDKPPALMMPYNPPYYLRLAENYGFVKAKDLLAFIKYASTPMPERLVALAERLRANPNITVRPINMKNLPAEMAIIKELYNASWEKNWGFSPMTEKEMNLLAQNLKTFADPNMVLFAFYQGKPAGLAITLPDMNQVLKHLNGKLGLIGMLKFLYYRRKITGARAIVFGFKAEYRRLGLPVLLFYETERYMRQNGYQWCELSWNLEDNWLINEFDRELGGEVYKKYRVVEKPI